TGTGGCAGATATTGGTACTAGGGGAGCAGTTCTAACCTAGAATCCCCAGATAGAGCATTATGGTTTATTACCTTGGGAAAATCCTAGAGCTCCATACACGCCAAGCCTCATGTCACGCTGGGCGGGGTCAGTGTGGTTGTACCTCTGGGCGTCATTGCTCCAGTCACTGAGCCAGACGTTGGAGCCAATGTTGGCAGCATTGTACAGGAGGTAGAAGAGAAGGATGACAGCTGACAGGACGGGCCCAACAGCCTTGATGTAGGCTATAAACACACGGAACTTCACCTGCACACAGAAACAGAGGTCACTGACATGACAACTTAAGTGCCGACTGAAGGTGGGCAGGTTCTTTGTTTAAGGCAGCACTTGGGAATATGGAGCATGACATCAATCTGGATCTTTGGGATTAGAAAAGAAACGTTGTGTGcatacaataaagaagctgcGCATCCATAACAAGTGTCTTGCATTACCCTAACATGAGAAATGTACAAAACTACTGGCAAAAGTCTAACAGCTTACCCTGCCTGTCTCCACTCCCTCTGCCTGTATGAGTTTATCTTCTGGTTTCTTGTCATCTGCTTCTGTTtcattgaccttgaccttgctgTTAGCAGCAAGTGGGTGGTCTGACTTCTGTCTGGTATCATGAGTGGAGTTGAGGGTGTGGCTACTGCCATGCATGTGATCAGAGTCTGTACGAATACGCTCAGATATCTTTGAAACTTGTCTGTAAACAAAGTCATGCATTGAGTGACTGATTTATTGACCTTAGTCAAGCAATTGTGTAACATAAGTAAACTGTAATGAATGCAGGTCTGCAACTTCAATTATGCaaaaaaggtgagtgagtgagatgagttttacccaacactcagcaatattccagctatgtattatctgtatataaacatgagcatcgacctacggaATTGAAATATGACAATGAAAGTATAGTTAACCGTGGTCATTATAAGCTCAAATCAAAGTGAGCTACACCTAAGAACACATGCTCTAACCTCACCTCTGAAGATCTTTCGTGTCTTCCAGTACTGAACCAAGCTGAGATAAGATGTCTTCTCGAAAACTCAcatctgaaaatgaaagaaTGCAACATAAATCTGTTGATTTTCAAATGTGCTAAAGGAGTAAAGAGGAAGccaaaaaatatattaaaagcaTAGGCTGACATAGGCTGACCTTAACTACAAAAGATTCTCAAGAGTTCCATGTTGCCATACCTGCATGGGTGTATAAGCTGTAAAAGTTCCTACCTTCAATCTCCCCAAGTTCCTCAGTCTTGTCATCACCCTCCAGCTCGTCAAGCAGGTAGTTCTTTAGGAACTCAGCAAAGGCACCTGCATGGTCCATGAGCTCCCCGAATGAGCCAACCTCAGAAACCTTCCCATCAACCAGAACCACAATCTTGTCCATCTTCGGCAGGTAGCTTATGCCATGGGTTACCAGAATTCTTGTCTGGAAAAGACAAGTCTTGGCTATAACAAGCTGGACAATAACACACACAAGTTGGCCAAATATGTGCCAAAACTAAGCATATATTTATGGCTTTTTTCCATAGGTGTTCATTATCAACTTTCattcaaaaagtgaaatgtttcaaagaGTCTTGCAGGCAACAACCACATCTAAGACCTGTTTAGGGCCTTTAGAAGACCCTACAGAAGCACAAATGAAACACAAGCAGCCGAATGCACATGATACATTGCTGTACCAGCAAAGTTTTGCTTCCTGATGAAGATCAGTTAACACACAGTGTCATTGCAATgtattatctatttacaagtttcCCACCAAGTTATGTGAAATTTAGTGTCATCTCCCCTGTCTTTGCAgggaaaaaaaatgaaacattattatGATTGCAGGACACAAATATCAACCTTTCCAGACAGCATTCCATCGGGGCCTATCACATGGTCAAAGATGTGTTTGCCAACATGGGAGTCCACGGCGCTAAGGGGGTCATCCAGAAGATACACATCAGTGTCCTGGTAAACAGCCCGAGCTATAGCCACCCGCTGCTTCTGTCCACCACTCAGGTTGATGCCCTGTCAACAGGACATCAAGTATAGGGTGGGTTGCAAGTATAGGGTGGGTTGCAAGTATAGGGTGAGGTGTGGTCAGAGGGCCATTTTCTTCAGTAAAGTCGAAAATACATTGTGTAGTGTTTTCCATAACATTACTTTGAACTCTTCCACTCACCTAGCTGACAACCATGAAGCTAATCAAAAGAGAAAAAAGCCAAAACTGATTGCATAAagacaatgaaatgaaactaaATTAGCTTGCGAAACTGGACAACAGTTGGAACACATAGTGAAATTTAAGCACTGCAATGATGAACAGTCACAACTGGTATGGATCTGTGACATCTCAACCATACATAAACAACTATCCTCCTGGACAATATGTCTTCTCCTCACTCACCTTCTCCCCGATCTCTGTCTGGTCTCCAGCAGGCAGCATCTCTATGTCCGGTTCCAGGGCACACGCTCTAACCACTTTTCTATACGCTGCCTCATCAACGGACTCCCCAAACACGACATTGTCCTTCAGAGTAGCATTCTGGATCCAGGGTTGCTGGGATACATAGGCGACACTGCCCTGAAACATGTACACCCACAGTAAATGTTACTCATATACCAACGTAACTAGCAGCGTTTGGGACCTTAACACTATGGTATATAACCACACCTGTAATGACGCTGTACTATGATGTCTACGCAAGGTTCTGTTATGTATCGTAAGTTGAGTTAATTGTACACAAACACTAAATTATTCTTCTCAGAGAGTATCAATACCAAAACATGTATGAGTAATGACATCAGTTTTGACTAAATTTTTCCAAGTTCCAACCAAAAGCTACTGGCGGAGCTGTTAACAGAAATCCACAATGTCCAAGCCggtgactgtaaataatcaaacaacTCATACTGAACATGAATTTAacacaatgaaacaaaataaatggaTAACAATAACCACTTATTGACAAGCTCACACCTCCAACGCTCCGTCTGCAAGCTGTAgtctgtatgtatgcatgtgtctgtttgtctactacattcagcaatagtccTACAATGTATTAGCAGGCTGTACATACAGTGAGACCCCGGATATCCAGACACAATCGCTTACCCACACATGACATGGATAACTGAATATAAGGATATCTGGATTTCTATCAGCCAGGCTTTGTTCTTGCAAATGGTGTAGCGAGCTTACACTTCTGGACTAAAATCACTTCCAACACAGCATGGTAGCTTTGATTTGCCAACTGCAATTCACTCAGTGTTATATAAGCTTTTTCATCACCAGCAATACCCCACCGACTGGTCATTACATTTGTAATCATGATTAGCAGACCTCACCTCGTGTCAAAACACATGggacacttcattttcacacaaTCTGCAGAAGATCAATGATTCCGGAGGATAAGAAAGTCAATTTTGTGTTGATTTAGTCAGTTCATTAGAGAAATTTATCATCTGGAAATGAAACCAAAAATCTGTTATAGACAGTCACTTTTATAACAGATTGGGTTTTTTATGAGAATTGAGTGGCAGAGGAGGTTTTTGGGGTCCTGGTATCCAGGGTCTCACAGTAATTAAGACTCGGATGGACAATCAAATGATTCATGTGAGCAGCCTTCAGCATTATCAGTGTACTTGAACTCCGAATTGACCAAGTCACCAAGTTCTCTCCTCTCCATCCACAATGTCCAATTCCTACTTCAATCACTGAAGGTCTACAAAAAATAGTCAACCATTGCTGCAAGTCACTGACCTTGACATTGACTGTGCCAGAAATCTTGTCCATTTCCCCAAGGAGAGCAGACAACAGGGAAGACTTGCCTGTCCCGACAGCCCCGACTATAGCCACCAAGGACCCCTCCTCCACAGACAGGTTGATTCTGAAACCAGACGACTATCTGTTACTTTCTTTCATGGATCAGGAAACCATACATTTGATTACTGCTGAGGTGAGGGCAAATAGGGTCTAATGTCGCATTTGCGTACATAGCTAAATGCATTTGAGTATGTGAGTGTGGCTACTTGTACTAGTCTGAAATAATTTGGTTTTAATACCAGTTTGAAATCACTTGTCCATGAAACACCTTGAAGCAGTTAAATGGAGATCCTATCCAGACACAGTATACTAATTCCAACTCCTTGTTTTATACCCTTAATATAGAACGTTaggcagggaaacaacaagcaacattGTTTAACATCTCTTACTGATAACCaaggtaaaaatattttattctaaaATATGCGTTCtgagaaaaataaacaaaagggGGCCTAACTGAACTCCAAGACACTCTCAGCATTTATGTGGAGGTGTTCTAACTTTTCAAAGACTGCATCAAGAATTTGTTGAAACACAAGCACCTATAGTATTAGGTGTAATCTCTACATGCATTAAAGACAACAACAACATGAACCCAACCAAATTACCCTGTCTCTCCAGGGAGACAACTCTCATTACTACTTACTCTTTGAGGGTAGTGGCAGCATCTGGGTCCCAGGTGAACATGCCTTGGTCAATACTCACAGCCAGCTCTGGAATAGAAGTATTATCAATATATCAACATGCGAGGAAACATCTTCAAAAAAGTTAGGAACTGACATAATTTCACCGTGGGGATTTACATTAGGGCAGGCACATATGTAACCCTACAATATATCAAAGTATATTGTGAATGCATAAACATCAGAAACAGATagctttttcagtaaaacaaATCAACTACAAACAACAGTGTAAAATCAGTTACAATTACGTCAAACAATCATCATCCTTTTTCTTGTCAGCCAATAAGGAAACAGCGGATGGCATGAATTACTTTATCAAAGCCAGCCATGATTTCATCCTGTCCCAGTGCAAGCCTTCTGAGACACTACACACACAGTATAGCATGAATAGTCCCATCAGACACCAGTATACCCCGTGTCACACAGGGAAACAAGATCTTTTAACACCCTTAAATATCATTGAGATggattttatgctgctttcacaaacattccaccaatatcacagccaggaacaccagatatgggcttcaaacaatgtacccacatggggaatcaaacttggtcTTTCAGCAGAACAACcaaacgctttgaccacaaggcCACTACACCACCCAACATTCTGTATAGAGGCGGTTCATGTGTGGCAACTGTAATACCCTGATGACATGAGACTGTAAGACTTACTGTCTGGGGGGTTGCGCTGCACCGCTGATGGGTCCAGCTCCTCAAGCTGCAGAAAGTTCTGCAACCTCTTCAGTGACACACTGGCCTGTTGGGATTAGAAGACAACCACAAAATCACAACCTGCATCTTAATAGTCGCTGGTGTCTGGTGGCACCATTAAACAATACAACACTTACAAGGTGAgcttatatacatacatattcacaCTATTGGGAAGGACATCGATCGTCAGCACCTACATCTAAAGGTATGGTCAGATAAGTGTTGGTTTTGCTGAGTCAAGTTCACCTCAAAGATTCAAATCAAGTTTAATCAACGTTCAAGTCTGCTAGCTCAGATCAATGCCAAACACCCATGACTACAAATGTGCACAGATCACAATGGTTGTcttaggggagataactctaatgaCCTTTATCTGTAAGGTTCTGTCAACACTTTACTGCTTTGACACTAGGTTCCCAGAGACTGAGGTTACAGATGATGCCCACATTTAACCAAGAAAATATCAGCTTCTAATACATCTGATACTAAATGTCATTCCTCACTTATAACGCCTAATCCTACTGTTGATACAGATTCCACAAGATTGCATAAAATAGTTTCTGAGATTAAATAAAAAATAGTGAATTGAAATGTAAATAACTTCAAACATAGTGAAAAATGATTGCTTTAACAAATGAATAATGTCAGGTGGGTGTCAAAAGTTATACATTATTTCAATGCGACTCAGGTCTGCCATTGATTTGCTTAACTTGAGCGTACAAAACTGCCCCTGGTGAGTCATGACTCAGTGGTAGGGGATTATCATATACAAAACAGATCATCATTAATGATTACTAGCCACGAGGTGGCATGACGTGAAATGGTGACTAACGCAGTGTTAAAGGGTGTTTGTACCCTCAACTGACCTGAACAAAGTTTGTGATGACCTGTGGCAACATGGACAGAGGAAAGCGGAGGATGTTGAAGAGTGACAGAGCCACAAAGGCCTTCTCTGCATCCAGGACATTGTTGGAGTCTGACATCACGTACACAGCGAACGTTGTCAAGGAAACCTAGGGAAAGTTCACAAGCAGCATTTAAAGGAAATCAGTCAATAAATGTTGATACAGATTACTACACTGAGATACCTGCCACAAGTAACACACTCAGACCAGTCTGTATTATAGACCAGCCATTATGTAAAATCAGCTCATGCTTCACTGGCTGGTATTCTTCAAGAACAAAATCTCAATGTCACAAGCAAAAGCCTAACTtctcaacaaaataaacttatCTATAATAAACCTGATAAATTATCATTATGAGATAATCATGTGATGTTTTCTCTGCAAACAAAGACTACATTTGATTGAAAGCCTCTCTAAAGTTACTAATTACATGTGTAATATCGACCGAAAAATTGGCAACCCAACACTGAAGAGTGACTGAgagagcttagttttacactgcttttagcaagatCTCCATTAATATCACGAGAATACCAcaaataggctttacacataGTACCCAAGTCagtaatcaaacccaggtctttggtgtgataagcgaacactttaaccactaggctcccaCACCATCCCCTaacactgaagacctggttcCATGATTTTCTGTCATGTGCACCCTGGCATGTAACTGACCATGAAGGGTGCTGTGGTCCATGTAAAAGAAGACACTGCCTGCAGGTAGGAAGACTTCTTCAGCACCTCCAGCTCCTTGCTCCGGATTTCCAGGATCTTCTTCTGGAAAGATGGCTCCCAAGCATACAGCTTCAGTACCTGCAGGAGATGGATATAGAGAAATGTTATTATatacattatcttacctcacacataaatgttgctttCTGATGTTATGTctgatgttattttcaatgtatgtAAGTTACATGAGAAAAAAATTTCAATAATGCCATTGGGAATGCCAAACTCTAAATCTATTTTTCTTatcatctgcaaaatctagtaATGGTTACAGAAAACTTTTGTGCCTGCTTCAAACAATTGAAAATTAGCATGAGGTGCTCGGTAAGATAaaaacattgttcactggtccctcagggccCCTGGGATGATGTAccttcaatgtttgtttatgttccgcATGCTTTTCAAGCTTagggaacacaaacaaacatcgagggtacatcaacccatgttccccATTGACCAGTGAATAATTTTTAATACACAAAAAACAAGCAAGCAAAGTTTGGAAAAAGAAACTTAGAGTAATCTTCTAAAAATTGCTGAAAGTGGATTGTGATGGCAGCAACAAAACTTTTAAGACAAAGCCTCAAACATAGTGTTTATCAATCATTTTAATGAGTGACCTATTTGGATGAGATATCATAAAACACAGAGCAGTGAGAGAGTCAAGTTTTGCATCagatttttgcaatattcaagcaacatcagaCTGCAGCCATTGGGGAAATCATGTCTTGGCCATTAGTGGAAGTGGCAAACAATTTAACCACTAAACCCAGCACCCTTTAAACTGTGATAACCATGCAGACTCATGCCAACTCTCAGTTTTCAGAATAAAGCTTTCTACCTGCCATCAGTGATATACATACAGGTATATTGCCTGTTTGGTGACATATAAAGAGGGGTTAATTGTTAAAATAAGCAGGCTGCTATCATGACCCTTCCTAACAACAACGACATAAAGTGAGATGGTTCtaggaatattccagcgacTCTACATGATACACCGCCTGCCAGACTTACCTTGATTCCATTCAGGACTTCATTCATCAGTTTGATCCGCCGGTCTTTCAATGCCATCTGCTGAACCTAAAATACACACACTCAAATATTAACAAAGACATCCAAGTTACCAATACATTTCAATAAAATCCAAAAATAATAATGCACTTAATACTAAACACCAAAATAGACAAGGAATTCTGGCATTGAAACTCATGGCTAGCAGATACTTGGGTAACTAACGGGTAGGAGGCCAAGacacaatcaaaagctttcacaTGACATTATTACTTAATAATAGCTGCAGAAGTAGCCCAGTATAGAATTTGCTCGTTTAGTCTTTGGGGATCTTGAGTGTGAATCCTGGATTTGTGAATTAGATTTCTATGTCTGCCTGTTCATATCAGTTTTCGAAAGTGGAGCGTAACACTGTTTAACCTGCATCCCTTAGAGTCTTTTTCTCCCACATTAAACGTCTGTGCTATGACTGAAACACTCTTCAAGTagcatgaaaccaaactcaaaCATTCACTGACcgatcgttcacagaagtgagtgagtgagtttagttttacgccacactcggcaatattacagctatatggcggcggtctgtaaataatcgagtctggacaagacaatccactgatcaacaacatgagcatcgatctgcgcaattgggaaccaatgacatgtgtcaaccaagtcagcgagcctgaccacccgatcccgttagtcgcctcttacgacaagctgagtcgccttttatggcaagcatgggttgctgaaggcctattctaccccgggaccttcatgggtcttgtTCACAGAAAACCACCAAATTTGTAAAGAAACTAATAAAGTTTACATTTCAATAAGGTGACACTGCTGCTGACAGCAGGCAATGGTCGTATAGATCCCTGTGAGGTTCCTACCTGAAGGTTTTTGGTCTTGTTGGCAATGAAAGCGTTGATGGGGATGAGGAGGATCATGACGCCAACACCAGCCATGATGGATGGCCCCAGGGTCTGCCACAGGAAGTAGAGGGACACTGAGATCTGGAAGGGGCCGGACCAGATCATGTGGAAGTAGGTTGTTAAGTCCATGAACCTTTGAGCATCCACTGACATTAGGTTTGTGATTTCACCAACCGTTGATGTCTTCCTTGCAGAATTGGACAACTTCAGCGTCTTAAAGAACAAAAATCTCATGCACTATCCAGCAGCACAGTTCACCACATCTTATTTCCTTGTGAAACTAACCAGTAAGGTTGTTAACTCAAATGGAAATGCATAATATTAATGAACAGTTTCTTTAGAAGTTTGTTCCAAATGATCTGTGTAATAACAGCATCAGTGAATTGATTTGGATTctagcaacattcctgcaataGTGTGGTTAGCATGATTAGGACACCATGAGGGTATCAAACCACTGtcctcagcatgatgagcaaacacttgacTTTAAcaattgtaaacataacaaaaGCCAACAGATCAATCTAAATGTTCACAAGTTGTATCAAGACATCACTGTTTAACTAGTGAATTCAAACAGTCTATTCATGTTCAAAGAAAAGCATGTCTCATCTGTCCCCGCAATAAGGCCTAACCTTCCTGTACACTGAGGCGATGATGACGGTCCTGAGCCTCATGCCCATGACGAGGCATCCATGGAAATACTGATGCAGGATGAGGGACTGGACTATagccaccaacaccagcatcaCTGAATACAGGTAGCCTCTCCATAGCATCTCATCCTTGTTCTTGGTGAAGTTGATCAGGAGtctgcaagagtgagtgagtgagtggttgagtgagtgagtgcgtgcgtgcgtgcgtgcgtgcgtgcgtgcgtgcgtgcgtgcgtgcgtgcttgcgtgagTCTCACTAGTatcaaagtgaaatctaaatATTTCTAACATCTGCATGCATATTCTGAATTACTTAGTTCATACACTTCTTGCTTATAACTCGAAACAGAAATGCAATCAGATCTTGGTCTTTCGATCAACCAGTGGGTCTTTGGATAGCAATAATCTGAGGTTGACGATTGTCCAAGGACAAGAATGTGATCACAGTTCTTTGTTTCAACATAGTCTGGCATCCACATTTCGAAGCATCAGGAATAAAAGCAGGAAGTAAGTGGTGCAGGAGTAGATAAAAATGATTATAATCAAGTAGTTGAAGGTAAGTCAGAAGGTAAGATGACTAAAACACAAGTATAGAAGTTCTCATACTTGGTGTTGTGGGTGTTGAATAATTTGTTTATAATCATATCAAGCGCTACTCACATTAAGTTCTACCAGTTCTTGGAGCATCAATGGCATGTAGTGTTAATTTCAAGATTTACAAATACACAATCCATCTGTACACAGACAGCATGGTTAACTTACTTGAGTAGCTGCGGGCTGACAAACAGCAGGATGTCATGGATAAGTTTGTACCCAGCTGCCATCAGGAAGAACCCCAAAAAGTTTTTCACTAAACATCGAAGTAATCTTGGTTTCTTGACTTTACTGCTTCCATCTGCGACCTTGACATCAGGGTTGACCTCTGTGTATACCTCACCATCTTGGTATCGCgttttcaaaccattcacaGGTTTAATAAGTCTTGCATTATGTCTGTGAATAATGGGAAACAGTTACGTATTACAAGGGTTGAATGATTAGATGGATAGATGGAtcaatggatggatggatgactgatggatggatggatggagggaGGGAATCTTGATGCATGGGTGGGGGATGGATGGCAGGAATcaaaggatggatggatggatggatggtgggAATCAATGGATGGATGGTGGGAATcaaaggatggatggatggatggtgggAATCAATGGgagatggatgggtgggtggatggatgactgatggatggatggagggagggagggaatcTTGATGCATGGATGGGGGGATGGATGGCAGGAATcaaaggatggatggatggatggatggtgggAATCAATGGATGGATGGTGGGAATcaaaggatggatggatggatggtgggAATCAATGGgagatggatgggtgggtggatggatgactgatggatggatggatggatggatggatggatggatggtagg
The nucleotide sequence above comes from Haliotis asinina isolate JCU_RB_2024 chromosome 5, JCU_Hal_asi_v2, whole genome shotgun sequence. Encoded proteins:
- the LOC137285155 gene encoding multidrug resistance-associated protein 1-like isoform X2 yields the protein MAATQPAAFALCDDLLWDPAVSVNTTDPDLTQCFQRTVLLWVPCGFLVLIAPYRILSLRNSSKGAISWWAYNIAKIVLAVLIGVVALADIFRSVHEMAEGKSVAPVFFLSPLILFLTMVLFCFLVHYERKKGIRTSGFLFNFWLLLLLAAILTYQSNIRRAVSQGIDDMFRFVTYKIYFPLVIAQLILAACVDRLPAGTEATKQTNPCPEMNVSFLSQITFWWFTGLVIKGYKRALERKDLWDLNDVDTSATVFPKFQQYWEKEVAKAKEHNARLIKPVNGLKTRYQDGEVYTEVNPDVKVADGSSKVKKPRLLRCLVKNFLGFFLMAAGYKLIHDILLFVSPQLLKLLINFTKNKDEMLWRGYLYSVMLVLVAIVQSLILHQYFHGCLVMGMRLRTVIIASVYRKTLKLSNSARKTSTVGEITNLMSVDAQRFMDLTTYFHMIWSGPFQISVSLYFLWQTLGPSIMAGVGVMILLIPINAFIANKTKNLQVQQMALKDRRIKLMNEVLNGIKVLKLYAWEPSFQKKILEIRSKELEVLKKSSYLQAVSSFTWTTAPFMVSLTTFAVYVMSDSNNVLDAEKAFVALSLFNILRFPLSMLPQVITNFVQASVSLKRLQNFLQLEELDPSAVQRNPPDKLAVSIDQGMFTWDPDAATTLKEINLSVEEGSLVAIVGAVGTGKSSLLSALLGEMDKISGTVNVKGSVAYVSQQPWIQNATLKDNVVFGESVDEAAYRKVVRACALEPDIEMLPAGDQTEIGEKGINLSGGQKQRVAIARAVYQDTDVYLLDDPLSAVDSHVGKHIFDHVIGPDGMLSGKTRILVTHGISYLPKMDKIVVLVDGKVSEVGSFGELMDHAGAFAEFLKNYLLDELEGDDKTEELGEIEDVSFREDILSQLGSVLEDTKDLQRQVSKISERIRTDSDHMHGSSHTLNSTHDTRQKSDHPLAANSKVKVNETEADDKKPEDKLIQAEGVETGRVKFRVFIAYIKAVGPVLSAVILLFYLLYNAANIGSNVWLSDWSNDAQRYNHTDPAQRDMRLGVYGALGFSQGLTVFIASVGLYLGHIRAGRTLHSDMLDNVFASPMSFFDTTPLGRVLNRFAKDIDVVDVLLSQTSFHLIVSIFAVISVIIIISWTTPLFLSMMVPLSILYMVVQRFYVASSRQLKRLESVSRSPIYSHFGETITGAVTIRAFGQQSRFINESQNKVDENQISYYPSIVSNRWLAIRLEFVGNCIIFFASLFAVLGRDSLNPGIVGLSISYAMNVTQTLNWMVRMTCELETNIVAVERIKEYTETPTEAPWEIEGKKPDSDWPMTGKVTFDNYQTRYRDGLDLVLKGIDCSVNSGEKVGIVGRTGAGKSSLTLALFRIIESAGGSISIDGVDISKIGLHDLRSKLTIIPQDPVLFSGSLRMNLDPFDQFNDEDVWRALEHAHLKNYVVSLPKQLQYECTEGGENLSVGQRQLVCLARALLRKTKILILDEATAAVDLETDDLIQATIRTEFAECTVLTIAHRLNTIMDYSKIMVLDAGKIREFDNPQALLQDTDSIFYGMAKDAGLV